The nucleotide window TAATTTTCCTCTGCTGTATAATATTCCTTGCAGGGAATTTACCACAGCTTCTGTATGTATCTGATCGCCTGATGTtagacattttcattatttctagtttttgttaCAACAAATAGTTCTAACATTCCTGAGCCTCTGTCCTGGTGTGCACGTACAATAATTTCTCTGGGATATAATCCTAGGAGTGGCACTTCTAGATTATAGGGTTCGTGAATGTTCAGTTTTTATGACATAAAGTCGCTTTGGTTTTCAAAGTGTTGTACACTTTAATATTCCACCATCGGTGTATGAGCTGTATGAGATCCTGTTAATCCAAATCCTCTTTAACAGAGGTATTATCAgcttttacgtgtgtgtgtgtgtgtgtgtgtgtgtgtgtgtgtgtgtgaatctagTAGCTACAAAAGAGCATCTCCTTTTGgacttaatttgcatttatttccctggttagttataattaaaaaaattttttttaacgtttatttatcttggagagagagagagacagagcatgagaggggtaggggcagagagtgagggagacacagaatccgaagcaggctccaggctccgagctgtcagcacagagcccgacgcgaggctccaactcacaagctgtgagatcatgacctgagccgaagtcgctcaaccgactgactgagccatccagatgctccTCCCTGGTTAGTTATAATTAgttggagttctttatataaaCTGAATACCAATCTTTTGTGGGTTATATgccttacaaatattttttctcattgtggtttgttGTCTCTTTTTGTATAATGGTGTTCTTTGATGAACaggaattcttaattttaatgcaaGCATATCAATCTTTAATGGTTAGCGGGTTTTTCCTTGTCTAAGAAATCCTTCCTGCTCCAAATTCAGAAAaacagtcatatatatatatatatatatatatatatttttttttttttttttttttttttttttaaatgtttgttttttttgagagaaagacagagcgtgagtaggggaggggcagagagagagggagacacagaatctgaagcagggtccaggctctgagccttcagcacagagcctgacacagggctggaacccacggactggactgggagatcatgacctgggctgacatagggcacccaaccaactgagtcagccaggcaccccttcttctttttaagcttatttcttctttttaagcttattttatttagagagagagagagagagaaaacatgagtggcggggggggggcagagaacaagggagagaaacaatccccagcaggctctgcactgttagtgaagagcctgatgtgggtcttgaccTTATGAACCACCAGATggcgacctgagttgaagtccaaggcttaaccaactgagccacccaggcacccctcatttatatttctttaaaatatttgaagtgttGCTTTTTAAAGTGCCTTCATCTCtgtagctttgatttttttttttttttgcgtatttttatttgtaagaaattttcttttaatttatttttttaatttacatccaagttagttaccatatggtgcaacaatgatttcaggagtagattccttaatgcctcttacccacttagaccatcccccctcccacaacccctccagtaaccctctgtttgttctccatatttatgagtctcttatgcttggtccccctccctgtttttacattatttttgcttcccttcccttatgttcatctgttttgtatcttaaagtcctcatatgagtgaagtcatatgatatttgtctatttgtcttcctctgactcatttgcttaacataataccctccagttccatccacgtagttgcgaatggcaagatttcattctttttgattgccgagtaatactccattgtgtatatataccacatcttctttatccattcatcatccatcgatggacatttgggctgtttccatactttggctattgttgatagtgctgctataaacattggtgtgcatgtgccccttcgaaacagcacacctgtatcccttggataaatacctagtagtgcaattgctgggttgtagggtagttctatttttaatttttttgaggaaactccgtactgttttccagagtggctgcaccagtttgcattctctgTGGCATTGATTTTTAATGAGTGACCCAATTAGAACTTTTTCCATATGGACAAGGAGCTATTTCAGCATCGTTTATTATTTTCCGCGTGTGATTTTTACCCagcttttataaaatttatttctaaataccacagatttttttcttgtgccttttattttattttattttttttcttgtgccttctaaaaaattagatattcttctgtttattttggaatatagaaatgcattgatttttgtatattgattttatagcCAGCCACAGTGCTAAactcttattatttctaatagtttatcTGTGGATTCCTAATAAGTTTTCTTTGAAGACAGTTATGTCATCTGTGACTAATGACAATTTTGCTCTATCTTTTCTACCCcttatgtcttcattttattttcctattttcctataGTGGCTAGGGGCTCGATACATTATTGAATAGAAGTAGTCACATTGAGCATCATTACTGTCTTCTGATTTCAAGTGGAATGTTTCCAAACTTCTCCTTTAACAACGattctatttctagtttatttagaatatttatcaAGAGTATGTGTTGAGGCgcatctgggcagctcagtcggttcagcatccaactttgactcaagtcacgatctcgcagtttgtgagtttgagcctcgcgttgggctctgtgctgacagctcagagcctggagcctgcttcggagtctgtgtctccctctctctctgctcctcccccacccacactctctctcaaaaataaacataaaaaatctttttaattaaaaaaaacaagtatgtgttgaattttctcaaattGTTTATATGAATCTTTTGAAATGATTCTCTgggttttctcctttatttatttatttatttatttatttatttatttatttatttatttttaatgttttttattttatttttgagagagagagagtgagacacagcatgagtgggggagggccagagagagggagacacagaatcagaagcaggttccaggctctgagctgtctggcgtggagcctgactcagggctcaaacccaggaactgcaagatcatgacctgagccaaagtcagacgcttaaccaactgagcccacccaggcgcccggagagtatgacctcatcttaacttgattacatctgcaaaggtcCCTTTGCAACTGTTATTCAAATGGCTTGACCTTGGAACTCGGGAGAAAACCTTGCATTTTAGGAGCCTTGCACCATTAGCGGTCTAATCTCCTGGTCCCTGGGTACTGATGGCTGACCAAAAATCTGGCTAAATTCTTAAATCAGTTTTAATGAGTTATATTTGTGATTATCCATTTTATCAGTTTTCTAGTTATTTGCATAAAGTCATTCATAATGTTCTTTTATAATCTGTATCTGCACTTAAaagtcttttttcatttctagtaattttttcctctcttttttcttgttcagTCTCATCAGAGACTTGTTAATACATTCAAGTACTTAAAAAGACACCTTTTCTATCGTACCttttgttttcaaggttcatccatttttCCGGTGTCTGCTATGCTTCATTCCTTTTAGTTGCCTGATAATATTCCCTcatatggatgtaccacaattcaTCCACGTGTTTGCTGGTGGACATTgaggttgtttctacttttgggggcatgaacatttgtgtacaagtttttgtgttgacctgtttccatttctcttgggtgtatgcCTAGGCAAATGATTTCTGGGTGCTGTGACTACTCTGTATTTAGCATTGGGAGGAACTGTCAGACTGTTTGCCAAAGCGCTAGTCCCGTTTTCTGTTCCTACCAGCAGGTGCACGAGGGTTCtactttttccacatcctccccagcacttGTTCCTCTCCTTTTTATGATAATCATCCTAGTGTGTGTGAcgtggtttctcattgtggttctgcTGCACCTCTCTGTGCCAGCTTAGATGTGGACTCtctcttcatatgtttattgacaatttatatatcttttggagaaatgtctatttggatcctttgcccattttaaaattgggttatttgacttgtagaagttttttattttttaatgtttatttttttattttgagagacaggtgggtaggggcagagagacagagagaatcccaagcagggcttgatctcacaaccgtgagatcatattctgagctgaaatcaagagtcagacgcttaaccaatggagccacccaggtgccccgacctgTAGAGTTTATATATATCTTGAGCAAAGTCCGTTATCAGACACGtactttgcacatattttctcccatcctgtcggCTGTCTTTGTACTTTCTTAATGGTACCTTTTAATGCGCAAAAGTTTTacatcttgatgaagtctcacttccctattttttttctttggttgcttgtgcttttggtgtcatatctccGAAACCAGTGCCAAGTCTCAGGTTAAACCCCAAATCATGTGACCTCCCTTCTCTCATGGCCGTGAAAGCTGCCAACTCCTGCAGCCTGCCCTAGGCCACAGAGGGTCGGTGTGGATCATGCTGGCAGAGCAGGGACAGGTGCAGCCGTGGGCAAGGACGCCATCAAGCATAAATGCTTCTCGGATTATCTCATGCCTTTGGTCCATTTCCAGGGCATGGAAATGGTGGTTTTGTCCAGCTTTCTAGTTGCTTTTAGAGGTGAGGATTTGTCTGGCCCTTCATTCAGCCGCAGTCAGACCCCCTGTCATTATCCACTCCTTTACCTCTGCTTTCAGATTTTCTGCTCCTTGTCTCACTGTGCTTCCTGTTTACTGGATCTCTCTGCTGTTTTGGCTGTGTTGAATCTGCTATTTAACCTGTAGTGCATTTGATTTATTTCGAGAACGCTGTTTTTCATCTCTAGcagtttcagttttctttccccGCCCTCCCACATTTGCCTGTTTATTCCTGATGGTCCCTTCGTTTCGTGCTCATGTTGCACACAACTATGTTCTCTGACAACTCCTGTGTCTGCTGTGTGTTGTGTCTGCTGAGTTCCATTCTCAGTCGCCTCCTTTCTCgtgtgttttatgatttttgtgtgtgagctCATGACTCGATCCCAACCTGAGTGAGTTGTGTATGCCTCAGTAGGGGAAGATTTCTTCCAGAGAGGACTTGCCTCTACTCCCACCAGTAACTACAGGGCACCCACCAGTAGAGACTACTTCAGCCCTCTGGAAGAAAGGGCTCACTGCTGCGTAGCAACCAAGCTTGGGTTGTGTGGAGAGCCAAGGGAGACACCGTGGGGCATCTGCTCATCACAGGCCCAGGCTCAGTAGCCACAGTAGTGCTGCCCTCTCCCTACTTTTCTggcctcagttccctcctttttttttattaaaaaaattttttttaacgtttatttatttgtgagagacagagagagagcaagtgcgggggaggggcagagagagagagggagacaccaaatccgaagcaggctccaggctctgagctgtcagcacagggcccaaggtggggctctaactcacgaaccgtgagatcatgacctgagccgaagtcagatactcaaccaactgagccacccaggcgcccctcagttccCTCCTTTTTAATGGACCTCCCCCACCTCTTCGAGTTCCAACAGTGCCTCAAAATTGTATCTTAAGGAGGATATAATTGTTCTCCAGTGGGAGGGCCCTATCGAGCACCTAATCAGCCGAAGTACGAGCAGCTGAAGTCAAAGTTGACATTTACTGAGCTTTGACTATATGCCAAATACTCTTCTAAGCGCCTCATGCGAAGGAAGTCACCCaaacctcacaacaaccctaccAGATGTATACTGGGTGGATGAGGATGccggggcacagagaggttaagtgacttacccaagttttcacacagctggcaagtaaTGGAGCAGGATGTCAAAGCCTGGTGTCTGGCTATAGGATCCATGCTCTAGCCCGCTATGCACACCGTCAGGATTTGTGCGTGTGTCTGCATGTGATACTGTGCGTGTGACTAAATGccagcatgtgtgcatgtgccaGAGTGGCTGGTCGTGTGTCCATGAATATGAATGTCCCCGCGTGTGACTGCGTTCATGCCGATGTCATCTCAGTGTCGCCTTCTCCGACCACCCCATTTAAAATGgacattcctggggcgcctgggtggctcagctaagaacctgacccttggtttcggctcaggtcatgatctcacggttcatgggttcaagcctcacatcggactctgcactgacagtgcagagcctgcttggggttctctctctctctctctctgcccctcacatgcttatgctctctctctctctctctctctctcaaaataaataaataaacttaaaagaataaataaaattgacattcctctgcttcttcttcctCAGTAATACCTGATAACTCCAACACATTGCATATTTGACTTTTGCTTATGTCTGCTTCCCCAGTAGAATCTgagctcatttgttttgtttttgtttttgtttattgggtttttttgacagagagggcgcaagtgagtgaggggcagaaagagaaagagggagagagagagaatcctacaaggagcagagagagagagagagagaagcagggctcacccaatgcgggactcgaactcacgaaacatgagatcatgacccgaaccggtcagatgcttaaccaactgagccgcccagatgcccagACCTGAGCTCACTCTGATTGCTGTGGGAACATGCTGTGGACAGGGGGGCAGTGCAAGCCAGAGCGCAGGGTGGTGGCTGTTGCCATAGTCTGGGTGAAGATGCCTGGGTCCGGAGCACTTAGTGGCAGAGGTGGAGACAAGTGATTGAATTCAGGACGTTTTGAAGGTAGAGCAGTCGAGACGGACCGCTGGTTTGGATGTGCAGCATAAGGGAATGAAAGAGGTCAGCGATGACTCCTCTTGTCATCTGAGCAAGTGGGCAAATGCGTGAGGGGGTGTCCGGAAAAGAGGCAGGTTTGCGGGATGACAAGTCAGAGTTCAGTTTTGGGTACATTAAGTGTATGATGCCACTTAGCTCCCCAGCTGGAAACAGAGAGGGCAGTTGGACAGTGAGTCTGCAGCTCAGGGGCTAGAGATGAAAATGCGGGAGTCGTTGGCCTGTTGTTGCTAATTGAATCCTTCAAACTGGGTGAGGTCTCTTAGGGAGTAAATGAGATAGAGAAGACCGAGAAGTTCTACAGAGGGAGGACTGGATTGGGGAAGGTTATTGCTGTGGTCTAGGAAAAAGATGAAGTCTGACCCAGGGAGACAGCCATGGGCACCGAGCAGGAGACAGGTCTTAGAGCTAAGtttggataggggcgcctggctggcttggtcggtagagcgtgcaactcttggtcttggggttgtgagtttgagccccacgttgggcacagaattactttaaaaaagaaaagaaaagaaaagcatggattaaaaatgggcaggataTGAAAGCACGTTCCCTCCAAAGCCTTCCCTGACAACTGTCTtctgccaggtgccccttcaggtTGCTCCCATGGTTCCCCGTGCCCATGCGGCACGAGGGCGGTAGGCTTCCCCAGAGTTCTGAGGAGGCAGAGTCAAATGTTCATCTCCTGTCCCTAGTCCCCTGTGCACAGGACAGGGCCACCAACcgttagatgaatggataagggaATGAATGGGTGCCacactcccttcttccctcccagcTCCTCTTAAGGAACCAAAAAAGATGATGCCCAAAGCAGCCCTGCCTACAGTCAAGAAGCTGGTGACAGCCCCCACTGGGCCCAGCAAACCCAAGtaaggagcagggtgggggtgggtagggtaCAAAGGAAaggctgctccctgccccccaccttctGGTCTGATGGTGATATGTTTCAGGCCATCTTGGATACCCAGTGGAGACAGTCAGAAGCGCCCCTCCCGAGACTCCGGTAGGTCTCACAGCCCCTCTCCAGCGGGGGTGGGCGAGGAatgggggacagggacagggtggTTGTGCTGaaggacagagatggggaaagTCCCAGAGTCGGGGGAGCTTGTACCCCTGAGGTTCTGCTCTTCTAGGCTCCAGTGGCAGCTCCCTCAGCAGGGGTCCAGGCCACCCTGGTAGAAAGGGATCGAAAACCCAGACTTCCTGGCAGCGCTCTGCCACCAGTCAGGTAAGAGGGCCTGAGACGCAGGAGAGTGAGACTGCTGGGCAGGGTCTGGTTCCCAGGGGTGTGGCGTACAAGGGGGAAGGATCCCAGGCCAAGGGGGACCTGATTAAAACTGTCAAGGTACCCAGCCCTCAACTGAGACCTGACCTGCATCACcacaggaggaagagcagagcaGCCTGGCAAAGGCCCCTCCTGTGAATAAAACCACTACTCTGGACAAGACTCCCAGCCCAGAGAAGACTCTGTCTCCAGATAAGGCCCCCACTCCAGAGGAAACCCTGACTCCAGATAAGGTCCCCATCTCAGAGGAGGCCCGGATTCTGGAGTTCAAGGGCCCAGCGCCAGAGAACCCCACCCCAGAGGAGAGCCTGACTCTGGACAAGGCTCCCAGCCCACACAGCGTGACTTCTGGGGATGAGGCCCCTGCCCCAGACGTCCCACCTGAGGATGAAGCCCCTGGCCCAAAGATGGCCCTGCCTGGGGATGAGACCCCCACCCTAGAAAAGGTCTTGACCCCTGAGCAGGTGCTCTCTGCAGAGGCCTCCACCAGAGACAACACTCAGCTCCATCACTTCTCTCCCGAGCAAGCCCTGCTGAAGTTCAAGTCTCTCATGGCCAATGAGTCTCAATCCCAAGCGGTCCATATGCCAGAGGACCCTGACCTCTCATACCCTGTGGATCAGAGGGACAGCTCCCCGTTCCAGTCTGAGTCCAAGCCAGGGTCCGTGCCTGCCCAGGAGGTACCTGGGCAGCATGAGGCTACTCAGAAGGAGGAGGCACCCCGCAAAGAGCAGGAGTCCCCCAAAGAGGTAGCCCCTGTTCAAAAGAATCCTCATCCTATCAAGTCGACTCCAGACCCCCAAGAGACTCCCAGCCTACTTTCTCCGGTCCCACAAAATCTCACGGACAGCAAAAGTGACAGAGGCGATATAATGAGGCTACAGGACGAGGTGGGGTCTTTAAAAAGGTCGCTGGAGCGGATGTGGGTGCAGCTGGAGTaagtgggaagggggagggcagggagggaggcgggggctCTAAGCCTGCCCAGCCCACCCCTTACCCTTGGTCTCTGTCCGCAGGAGGAAGCTGACGGACATCTGGGAGGAGCTGAAGAGCGAGAAGGAGAAGCGCCTGTtgctggaggtgggtggggtgcgGATcccggggggctgggggctggccctcccctgcccgcctCTCCTGACGCCCTCTCCCGACTAGGTGCAGATGAAGCAGGAAACCCAGGAGTCCCGGACCCGGGACTCCATCCACGTGCAGACGCAGACGCACTGAGGGGGGGCCCGGGAGGGGGACTACGGCGGGACCTGGGGGGAAGTCAGGCCCCGGCCACCCACGTCCTCCCACACGACTTTGAGAAACACAAGAAAGTAAACTGCGGTGTAAGCGCTCCCCGTGCCTGCCTGGTCcgtgcgggggcggggcctgcgtgGCGAGGGCGGGACCGGCCCCGCGCTCCCGGCCCTCCGCATTCCTGGCGGTCTCTCCCGGGCACATCTGGCCAACATGTGGCTCCCATTACCGTTCCCAAGGCCTGCGCGCGGCTATTTTTATCCACCGgatggcgggggtgggtgggggggcgtCTCCTTCGGACGTCTGCCGGGTGCTGGAGAGACGGCCGGCCGGAGGGGCCCAGGCGGGGTGGGACTCTGCCCGTGGGCCCGGATTCCGGAATCCAGCTGTGCGCCAGAGGAGAGGCTGGGCGGGCCTGCTTTCCAGCCCCGACCCCTCCCAGTTGGCCCCACAGTCCGCTCAGAAGGACTCACTGGAACGCACCTCTGCTCAGACACGAAGTCCATAGCCCAGCTCAGGCACACACGGTTAACATTGGGGCGAATAGTGCCTTGGTGTCGGGGTCCCGGGGCCtgatgtgtgcgtgcgtgcgtgtttgtgtgtgagtgACTGCCATGATGCATGATCACAGAGCATTTGTAGGGATGGGGGCAAAGTGTGCCCACGCCTTCCTTCGGCGGGATGGAATGCATCTGTGAGGAAGGAATGCCAGTGATAACTTGTTCTTTGTGCGTGAGGCTGTGAGGTGGTGGAATGTGTGTTTTTGCAGAGTCTGTGAACTGAATGCAAGCATGTGTGCTGAGGTGTTGGGTGGGTAGATGGAGGTGGTCAGCCTGGTGAAAGAGTCGAGGAGGGTCTCAACCCTGGGGCCCCCTGCACGGCAGGAGCCTGGGGGATCTTGGGGGCAGGAGTAACGGAGGGAGACTGACTCACTGAGAATGCAGTTTTCATTGGTCACTTCATCTCTTAACCGGTCCCCAGAGAGAGGCTGGGGATCCTGTGTCCTGTCGTCCCCCACGGGCTTTCTGGCAGGACTGGGGGTCCCGGAAGGTGGGGATCCATGCGCAACAGCACTGAGGaagctgtggggggtggggcctcCATAGCACCGCAGGCAGGGGCAGTTCCAACGTCCTGGGGCAGCTCTGAGTTCACTCCCCTGACCAGTACTCAGAGTGCCTCGCAGCGGGAGCGGGACGGGTCAGTAATAGTGCATACGACCCAGGGTGCCTGTGGCCGTGGAGCTGGGCCCCAGCGTGCCAGTACCCAGCAGGTCCGGCTGTCCGGTGCGCCAAATCTCCCTAAGGATCCGCTCGCGCTCCTCCAGGCGCTGCGCCCGCTCCAGCTCCTCTGCCGACGTGAAGACGTTGACGCTCAGGGGCCCGTCGGGTTCGGCGGATAGCTCTGGGCCTGGGAGCGTGTCGTCGGGGCCCAGCCTCGTCACCGTGTCCTCTTCGTCTTCATCGTCGTCGTCCTCGGGCTCCAGGGTGCTGCTGCGGGGGTCCCGGCGCGGAGCAGGGGCCCGGGGCCGCGGGCGGGGCGCACAGGAGATGCTGATGACTAGTAGGCACAGCGTTAGCAGCAGGCCAAAGCAGACTCCCAGCACGAAGTAGAGGCCAAAGCTCTCGGGGTTAGCTGGGGGTCAGAGGGCAGAAGTCATGCAGGAGCCCTGGCTCCCCATTCCATTTAGGGGAGCTCCCCCCGCTTCTAAGTTTGGGGGCCAAGGACAGTACTCCTTATTTGAGAGAGTAGGTAGCCGCCctcgggcggtggggggggggcgagggaggtggggagggaaggggtggagtgggggctcagaggggcagggaggggcccgtGCCCCCCGGGGCCCGCCCTCACCGCGGATGTGTGCGTAGGCCGCCAGGCTGTTGCTGAGCAACTCCATGTCCCTTCTGGGGGCGTCCATGCTGCGCTCCGGGGGTGGAAGGGCAGCCCCCCGGCCAGCCTGCGAGGTCAGCAAGGTCAGATCCCAATCCTCAGCCTAGAGCTGCCCCTACCCGCTTCCTCCGGGCAGCTCCTCCGTGGAAGAGCAGCCCTAGGGCCCACCTTGGCGACAGCAGCTCCCTAACTTCGTTACAGACCTGGTCCCGGCCTGGGGGACCCTTTCCCAGGGCGCAGACGCCCCTCTAACTGGAGGGGTCAGGGGAGTGGGCCGCAGAAGACTCCGCCCCCTCGTCGGG belongs to Panthera tigris isolate Pti1 chromosome C1, P.tigris_Pti1_mat1.1, whole genome shotgun sequence and includes:
- the SH3D21 gene encoding SH3 domain-containing protein 21 isoform X2; the protein is MVQGELQLQPGAGGRAEVASWGDCGSDKGGLGNPDMPSVSPSPQRPPKLSSLTYDSPPDYLQTVSRPEIYRVLFDYQPEAPDELALRRGDEVKVLRKTTEDKGWWEGESQGRRGVFPDNFVLPPPPIKKLIPRKVASRESAPLKEPKKMMPKAALPTVKKLVTAPTGPSKPKPSWIPSGDSQKRPSRDSGSSGSSLSRGPGHPGRKGSKTQTSWQRSATSQEEEQSSLAKAPPVNKTTTLDKTPSPEKTLSPDKAPTPEETLTPDKVPISEEARILEFKGPAPENPTPEESLTLDKAPSPHSVTSGDEAPAPDVPPEDEAPGPKMALPGDETPTLEKVLTPEQVLSAEASTRDNTQLHHFSPEQALLKFKSLMANESQSQAVHMPEDPDLSYPVDQRDSSPFQSESKPGSVPAQEVPGQHEATQKEEAPRKEQESPKEVAPVQKNPHPIKSTPDPQETPSLLSPVPQNLTDSKSDRGDIMRLQDEVGSLKRSLERMWVQLERKLTDIWEELKSEKEKRLLLEMKQETQESRTRDSIHVQTQTH
- the SH3D21 gene encoding SH3 domain-containing protein 21 isoform X1 encodes the protein MVQGELQLQPGAGGRAEVASWGDCGSDKGGLGNPDMPSVSPSPQRPPKLSSLTYDSPPDYLQTVSRPEIYRVLFDYQPEAPDELALRRGDEVKVLRKTTEDKGWWEGESQGRRGVFPDNFVLPPPPIKKLIPRKVASRESAPLKEPKKMMPKAALPTVKKLVTAPTGPSKPKPSWIPSGDSQKRPSRDSGSSGSSLSRGPGHPGRKGSKTQTSWQRSATSQEEEQSSLAKAPPVNKTTTLDKTPSPEKTLSPDKAPTPEETLTPDKVPISEEARILEFKGPAPENPTPEESLTLDKAPSPHSVTSGDEAPAPDVPPEDEAPGPKMALPGDETPTLEKVLTPEQVLSAEASTRDNTQLHHFSPEQALLKFKSLMANESQSQAVHMPEDPDLSYPVDQRDSSPFQSESKPGSVPAQEVPGQHEATQKEEAPRKEQESPKEVAPVQKNPHPIKSTPDPQETPSLLSPVPQNLTDSKSDRGDIMRLQDEVGSLKRSLERMWVQLERKLTDIWEELKSEKEKRLLLEVQMKQETQESRTRDSIHVQTQTH
- the SH3D21 gene encoding SH3 domain-containing protein 21 isoform X3 is translated as MEVLVLAGYRAQKEDELNLAPGDVVRQVCEGSSRGWLRGELRGRCGLFPERSVQEIPEALRGAGEAPSPRCARRRGRPAKSRGPQRWCKVNFNYSPEQADELKLQAGEIVEVIKEIEDGWWLGKKNGQLGAFPSNFVELLDSGPPSLGNPDMPSVSPSPQRPPKLSSLTYDSPPDYLQTVSRPEIYRVLFDYQPEAPDELALRRGDEVKVLRKTTEDKGWWEGESQGRRGVFPDNFVLPPPPIKKLIPRKVASRESAPLKEPKKMMPKAALPTVKKLVTAPTGPSKPKPSWIPSGDSQKRPSRDSGSSGSSLSRGPGHPGRKGSKTQTSWQRSATSQEEEQSSLAKAPPVNKTTTLDKTPSPEKTLSPDKAPTPEETLTPDKVPISEEARILEFKGPAPENPTPEESLTLDKAPSPHSVTSGDEAPAPDVPPEDEAPGPKMALPGDETPTLEKVLTPEQVLSAEASTRDNTQLHHFSPEQALLKFKSLMANESQSQAVHMPEDPDLSYPVDQRDSSPFQSESKPGSVPAQEVPGQHEATQKEEAPRKEQESPKEVAPVQKNPHPIKSTPDPQETPSLLSPVPQNLTDSKSDRGDIMRLQDEVGSLKRSLERMWVQLERKLTDIWEELKSEKEKRLLLEVQMKQETQESRTRDSIHVQTQTH
- the EVA1B gene encoding protein eva-1 homolog B, which translates into the protein MDAPRRDMELLSNSLAAYAHIRANPESFGLYFVLGVCFGLLLTLCLLVISISCAPRPRPRAPAPRRDPRSSTLEPEDDDDEDEEDTVTRLGPDDTLPGPELSAEPDGPLSVNVFTSAEELERAQRLEERERILREIWRTGQPDLLGTGTLGPSSTATGTLGRMHYY